From Arachis stenosperma cultivar V10309 chromosome 2, arast.V10309.gnm1.PFL2, whole genome shotgun sequence, one genomic window encodes:
- the LOC130960622 gene encoding CBL-interacting serine/threonine-protein kinase 11-like: MPGTQNDTFMEASASNGVVLFGKYEILELAGVGASAKVYHARRVDTGESVAVKAVSKRQLSTRDGYAEQIEREISIMRRMHHPHTVRLFEVLATKAKIYYVMEYAAGGELLRRVSSAGRMTENLARRYFQQLISAVAYCHSHGVFHRDLKLENLLVDENMDLKVTDFGLSAGRSQFGPDGLLHTICGTPAYVAPEILAKKGYRGGSVDIWSCGVILFTIVAGYLPFNDYNITLLYRKIYRGQFRYPKWVSCDFKHLVSRLLDRDPETRITIDEILKDPWFCRGGYKYPTRVVPELDEDHVMLKDLNAFDLISFSSGFDISGLLTHSEYLNCVERFVSKEEPESILERVKIMGAKTETVRVEKDENACAGVRLEGLDGNYVIAVRIYRLMNELVVIEVKRKEKKVGGGNFWRTRLKPLLLELALR; encoded by the coding sequence atgCCGGGGACACAAAATGACACGTTCATGGAGGCATCTGCGTcaaacggcgtcgttttgtTCGGCAAATATGAGATTCTGGAATTGGCTGGAGTAGGCGCGTCAGCAAAGGTGTACCACGCTCGGCGCGTCGATACTGGTGAGAGCGTGGCGGTTAAGGCCGTTAGCAAGCGCCAGCTCAGCACTAGAGACGGTTACGCGGAGCAAATCGAGCGCGAAATTTCTATCATGCGCCGGATGCACCACCCGCACACCGTGAGGCTCTTTGAGGTACTTGCCACGAAGGCGAAGATTTACTACGTCATGGAGTACGCCGCCGGTGGCGAGCTTCTGCGCCGTGTCTCCTCCGCCGGAAGGATGACGGAGAATCTCGCCAGAAGATACTTCCAGCAGCTGATCTCCGCCGTCGCGTACTGCCACTCTCACGGCGTCTTCCACCGCGACCTCAAGCTTGAGAACCTCCTCGTCGACGAGAATATGGACCTGAAGGTGACGGATTTCGGGCTGAGTGCGGGTCGGAGTCAGTTCGGGCCAGACGGTTTGTTACACACAATTTGCGGTACTCCTGCTTACGTGGCACCTGAGATTCTCGCGAAAAAAGGCTACCGCGGAGGAAGTGTTGATATTTGGTCATGTGGTGTTATTTTATTCACTATTGTTGCGGGGTATTTACCCTTCAATGATTACAATATTACCCTTTTGTACCGAAAGATTTATCGAGGGCAGTTTCGGTATCCTAAGTGGGTCTCTTGTGATTTTAAACACTTGGTCTCCAGGTTGTTAGATAGGGATCCAGAGACGAGAATTACTATCGACGAGATTTTGAAGGATCCGTGGTTTTGTCGGGGCGGATACAAGTATCCGACCCGAGTGGTGCCCGAGTTGGATGAAGATCATGTGATGCTGAAGGATTTGAACGCatttgatttgatttctttctcaTCCGGATTTGACATTTCGGGTTTGCTGACCCACTCGGAGTATTTGAATTGCGTGGAGCGGTTTGTTTCTAAAGAGGAACCCGAAAGTATATTGGAGAGGGTGAAAATAATGGGGGCTAAGACGGAAACGGTGAGAGTGGAAAAAGACGAAAATGCTTGTGCAGGTGTGAGGTTAGAGGGGTTAGATGGTAATTATGTTATTGCTGTTAGGATTTATAGATTAATGAATGAATTGGTGGTTATTGAGgtcaaaagaaaagagaaaaaagtggGAGGTGGAAATTTTTGGAGGACTAGGTTGAAACCTTTACTTCTTGAATTGGCTCTCCGTTGA